In the Helicoverpa zea isolate HzStark_Cry1AcR chromosome 27, ilHelZeax1.1, whole genome shotgun sequence genome, one interval contains:
- the LOC124643463 gene encoding uncharacterized protein LOC124643463, whose protein sequence is MKSCILISLLAALASCVHAAAVPTNAPTVVGAVQPGDWLMGIGTTNSAAQADYVITRRLRYTLGSMYQVNAVIITELGAAQGGAPAFVGGLGSNDVTVVLVSARGRGLHYRVELWGHDTSGADLGPDRPQITIAEL, encoded by the exons ATGAAGAGCTGTATCCTGATCTCGCTGTTAGCGGCGCTGGCGAGCTGCGTGCACGCGGCGGCCGTGCCGACCAACGCGCCCACCGTCGTCGGCGCCGTGCAGCCCGGAGACTGGCTCATGGGGAT AGGGACTACCAATAGTGCAGCACAGGCGGACTATGTGATCACGAGGAGGCTGCGCTACACGCTGGGCAGCATGTACCAGGTGAACGCCGTCATCATCACGGAGCTGGGCGCGGCGCAGGGGGGGGCGCCGGCCTTCGTGGGCGGCCTGGGCAGCAACGACGTCACCGTGGTGCTGGTGTCGGCGCGCGGCCGCGGCCTGCACTACCGCGTCGAGCTGTGGGGACACGACACCAGCGGCGCCGACCTCGGACCCGACAGACCGCAAATCACTATTGCCGAATTGTAA